The DNA segment TCGGTCGGTTTCAGGGAGTGTCACCTTGCCAAGGAAGCCGTCACCACTGCGGTCTAGCTCGACACCCTTGCGAATCTCCATTTCATCGAGAAATATGACGcagtctttttcaatgtttgaCATTGCGGCCACTTTCACTTTCATCATATTTACTATATCAATCAAAACGCCGGGCTTAAATGACAGATGCTGCAGTCGTCTGCTAAGTGTTCTTCGTGAGGGTTGAGGATTGCCCTGTTCTAAAAGTAAGTCATAGCCTGCAGAGCCACAAGCAAATTTGAGTTGCAGCGCTTCCTTTATGGTTTCTGCACTCCATGCACTGCCTTTCCGGCCCTTTCTCTTCAAGGCAGCCTTCTGGTCCTCGTTCAAGAAATCCAGATTTTTGGTCAGCGTTGAGAGGTCTTTTTCTAAccgctttgttttcctggcagcagtctttaacttcttttttgatgtcgacaagttttcttgcaaatcagtgtttttctttttcgcatcttgCAGAGCCTTTCGTAGCTCACATACAGAGAGCGAGGAAATATCTTCATTGCTCTCATGCTCGACTGCATTTTCTTCGAAAGAAGAGGTACTATCTCGACTCAGTTCTGCGGAGTCTTCTTGGTCAGCGTCTGTAGCAACTGTTGAAGAGTACTTGGTGCCTTCCTCACCAGCAGGTCCACATTCGGCAGTCCGTCTCATAGGGAGTTTCCTTCGTTTAGGTTGagctgaataataaaaataaaaaagacatgtCTCAACGCTTATTGAAATAACTGCAAATCGCGGAAATAATACGCTCCACTACAATTATTACTCACGTCTAAAGTCGAACAGCGTGGGCAGAGCTGTAGACTTTAACAGGCGGCGTCCATCCTGCCGATTTTTCTCAAACTGGTCCTCTTCAAAGTggagctaaaaaaataaataaaacaccaaaTGTGATTATTCACGTTTGTTTGGGCTGATACAAAAATACTTGTAAAAAATAACCAGTTATTTAAGGTGCTTAACAGAAAATGTTCATAAAAAATATTGCTGTATTACCGAACCTCGCACGTTTCCAAACAACGCGCAGGCTACGACGGACGCCGAGCcagaaagctcaggaaaaatttgacCCATAATGTGCGTTAGCTGCACGTTTACATGAGTACACCCTGCTtaagtatttagctccgtcacGGAATAGCAACCACGATCAGGAACGAACATGCAGCGATAAGGTCTGCTTACGAACAGCGTAGTGCAAATATACCCGCGATCATAACATCGGCTACGTCGCTTTCGAATAGCACGATGCAATTatataccaataaaaaaaaatcctgtatgCACTTTGACATGAGAGCCGCAATTATCTACTGAGATCTCAAAGAAAACCGCAGGGCTTCGAGTGGCACCAGCACAACAGCCGCACTCTCCAGATGAAGCTATGTGTGCCTTCAGTAGCAAACAACGAGCACTTAACTTTTGATTCGTCTATTTTCGCTTAACGTAAAAGTAACTCTGCTGTCTAAACAATAGCGACGCGAACTTTGCAAAGGAGACGCCAGTGCTTTCTGTGAAAATATAAAACAGGTGTGCGACGTTACGATTTTTTGCTAGTGTTAAATATTCCGCGAATGAAAATCGCCCTCGTCCGACTCTATAATCAGGGCACTACTCGCGTAGAAAATGTaagttcaaaacgaaaaacacgctCGCGCCCGTACGTATGCGCGTACCTATACGCTGCCTATGCAACAGCGGCGCACACGAGTTTGCTTTAATTGCAAAATACGGATCAATAAGACTTAACTGTTTTGCAACTCACCTCGCAGATATATGAGCTGTCAGTTGCGTT comes from the Dermacentor variabilis isolate Ectoservices chromosome 2, ASM5094787v1, whole genome shotgun sequence genome and includes:
- the LOC142573121 gene encoding uncharacterized protein LOC142573121, translated to MTGCCVPMCSGSTRKGLRCFRFPRDSERRKKWEAQVKRDRWNATDSSYICELHFEEDQFEKNRQDGRRLLKSTALPTLFDFRPQPKRRKLPMRRTAECGPAGEEGTKYSSTVATDADQEDSAELSRDSTSSFEENAVEHESNEDISSLSVCELRKALQDAKKKNTDLQENLSTSKKKLKTAARKTKRLEKDLSTLTKNLDFLNEDQKAALKRKGRKGSAWSAETIKEALQLKFACGSAGYDLLLEQGNPQPSRRTLSRRLQHLSFKPGVLIDIVNMMKVKVAAMSNIEKDCVIFLDEMEIRKGVELDRSGDGFLGKVTLPETDRAANHVLVFMVGGLNTRWKEVIAYHYTGAFVNGEKLRDFVVHLINLCADISLRVLCVT